The nucleotide sequence TGCGCGGTACTCGCACATGTCGTCGATTGCGCCACGATGGACCCGGGTCGTGATCCTGTTTCCGACATCGATGCGCTGGAAGCAGAACTCGCTGCATATACCCCGGCGCTGGCCGCTGATACTGGCCTCGGAGATTTGGCTGAGCGTCCGCGGATCGTGGTCCTGAATAAAGCAGACGTGCCTGAGGCTGCGGAACTTGCCGACTTCGTGAAACCCGAGTTCGACAAACGCGGCTGGCCCGTCTACATCATTTCGGCCGTGGCACGCACCGGTTTGCGTGACCTGAGTTTTGCCCTCGCGCGGATGGTGGAGGAATACCGCGAAGCGCATCCGAAGGAAACCCAGCGCCGGCCAATCATCCGTCCGGTGCAGGTGAAGGAGCGCGACTTCGCGGTATCGCCTGACCCAGCCACTCCAGGTGCTTTCGTGGTGCGGGGCACCAAACCTGAGCGCTGGATTCGCCAGACCCAGTTCGACAATGACGAAGCGGTCGGCTTCCTCGCAGACCGCCTTGCACGCCTCGGCGTCGAGGACGAACTGTTGCGTCTCGGAGCGGAACCAGGTGCACAGGTCACCATCGGTCCTGTGACGTTCGACTGGGAGCCACAGACACCGGCGGGTACCGATGTCGTGCTGAGCGGCCGCGGGACCGATGCGCGCCTTGAACAGAGTGAGCGCATCGGCGCTAAAGAACGTAAGTTTGCACGCCGGGTCCGGCGGGGGCTGGAAGCGCGCGCTGAAGATGATGCGGATCAGGGAGGAGACACAGGCCGATGAGCGTCCGGGAGTCCATAGCGAGCGCCCGTCGCATCGTTGTCAAGATCGGCTCTTCCGCTATCACGACCCTCGAGGGTGGCCTTGAACTTGACCGGCTCAATGCGCTCGTGGACGCCTGTGAGGCGCGGATGCGCGCCGGGTCCGACGTTGTTGTCGTCTCCTCAGGCGCGGTAGGCGCGGGGATTTCGCCGCTAGGTCTGAAGAAACGTCCACAAGACCTCGCCACCAAACAGGCCGCCGCCAGTGTGGGGCAGCTTGCCATGGCGCAAGCGTGGTCCACCTCCTTCGCCCGGCACAATCGGGTCGTGGGCCAGGTGCTGCTCACCGCTGATGACATCGCACGTCGTGCCCAGCACCGGAATGCCCAGCGAACACTCGACCGCTTGCGTTCGCTGCGCGCCGTGGCGGTCGTCAATGAGAACGACACTGTCGCTACGACGGAGTTGAGGTTCGGCGATAACGACCGCTTGGCTGCTCTCGTCGCGCACCTAGTCGGTGCTGACGCGCTGGTTCTCCTGTCTGATGTGGACGGACTTTACGACGGAGACCCGCGCAAAGGGGGTGCCACAATCATTCGCGAGGTCGCTGGACCGGACGACCTCGACGGCGTGGTCGCCGGGACTGGGGGAGCGCTCGGTACCGGTGGAATGGCATCCAAACTGTCCGCCGCTCGTCTCGCGGCGGACTCAGGGGTTCCCGTGCTGCTTGCCGCGGCTGCGGACGCGGACAGCGCGCTGTCCACTGCTGCTGTAGGCACTGTGTTCGCAGCCCGGCCCGGGCGAATGTCAGCGCGGAAGTTCTGGGTGCGCCATGCGGCCGACACCAACGGCAGTCTGCAGCTCGATGATGGTGCGGTGGCAGCGGTGGTCGGCAAACGCCGCTCCTTGCTCGCCGCTGGCATCACTCGAATCGAGGGCCGATTCTATGGCGGCGATGTCGTGGACATCATCGACAAAGATGGCGCGAAGGTGGCGCGGGGTGTCGTCGCATTTGATTCGTCGGAATTGTCCGCGATGCTCGGCCGGTCCAGCACTGATCTTCCGGCCGAGCTGCGCCGTCCCGTTATCCACGCGGACGACCTGGTAGCACACTTGCGCTGACGTGCTAGCGCACTGTGACGAGTTCGCCGATCAGGGCTTCGACGCGCCGTCGGATCTCGTCACGAATTGGCCGTACCGACTCGAGGCCCTGGCCAGCAGGATCGTCGAGTTGCCAATCCCGGTAGCTCTTCCCAGGGAAGATTGGGCAGGCATCGCCGCATCCCATTGTGATGATCACGTCTGACACCCCGACAGCGTCGGTTGTGAGCACTTTGGGCTGTTGTGCGGTGATGTCGATGCCCTCTTCAGCCATCGCGGCGACTGCAGCGGGATTGATGGTGTCCGCGGGTGCGCTACCAGCTGATCGCACCTCGATTGTGTCACCGGCGAGGTGGCGGAGGTAGCCGGCGGCCATCTGCGAGCGGCCCGCGTTGTGGACGCACACAAACAGCACCGAAGGCTTGTCAGAGCTTTTCACTTGCGGGTGCTTCCTTCCGGGAGGGGTGATGCGGCCCAGAAACGCTTTCGGAGCCACAGGGACACGTATACGAGTGCGACCAGGACAGGCACCTCGATCAGGGGTCCGACCACACCAGCGAGGGCCTGGCCTGACGTGACACCGAAGGTCGCTATGGCGACGGCGATAGCTAGTTCAAAGTTGTTGCCTGCGGCGGTGAACGCAAGCGTGGTGGTCCGCTCGTAGCTCAGTCCGATTGCCGCTCCTAGGAGGTAGCCACCGAACCACATGACTGCGAAGTAGATGAGCAGCGGCACAGAAATACGGACGACGTCCAGCGGGTTCGAGCTGATCTGCTCACCCTGAAGGGCGAAGAGGACGACGATGGTGAATAGCAGCCCATAGAGGGCCCATGGGCCGATGACTGGCAGGAACTTGGCTTCGTACCACTCGCGTCCCTTCGCGCGTTCGCCGAAGCGGCGTGTCAGATATCCGGCCAGCAGAGGGATGCCCAGAAATATCAGCACGGATCGTGCGATGTCCCACGGGGAGGCGTCGATCGATGCCTGCTCGAACCCTAGCCAGCTGGGCAGGAGAGCGAGATAGAACCAGCCGAGCAGCGCGAACATGAAGACTTGGAACACCGAGTTGAGGGCGACTAGAACAGCCGCCGCTTCACGGTCACCGCAGGCCAGATCGTTCCAGATGATCACCATCGCGATGCATCGTGCGAGTCCGACGATGATGAGACCGGTGCGGTATTCCGGTAAGTCGGCGAGGAAGATCCACGCGAGCGCGAACATCACTGCTGGGCCGATGACCCAGTTCAGGAAGATTGAGCTTGTGAGCAGCCGACGGTCTCCGGTCACCGTGTCGAGCCGGTCGTAACGCACCTTCGCCAGAACCGGGTACATCATGATCAGCAGGCCGAGCGCAATGGGCAGGGAAATGCCGTCGATCTTGATGCCGTCGATCGCCGAGCCGAGCCCAGGCACGAACTGGCCCAGCAGCAGGCCTGCTCCCATCGCGAGGGCGATCCATAGGGGGAGGAAGCGGTCGAGCGTGGACAATCGGCCCGCCGGGGCGGGAGGGCTTGACGTAACAGCGTCCGTGCGTGCAGTACTCACGGCACTCCTTCTTGAGGTTTCAGCAGCAGTTCGTGTCGGGTGTAACGGTGGGAGCGGAGGGGCCGAGCAGAGCGCTCACCAGTGGTTCGGCTCCGGGAGCGATCCAGTAGTACACCCAGGTGCCAGTGCGCTCACAAGAGAGGAGCCCCGCCTCTTTCAGCACCTTGAGGTGATGGGAAATTGTCGGTTGCGACAGGCTGAATTGTGGAGTGATGTCGCAGACGCAAACTTTGCCGCGGGGATCACTCGCGATGAGGCTCGCTATTCGTAAACGCACGGGGTCGCTTAGGGCTTTTAGCGTGCGCGCCCGCGATTGAGCTTCCTCAGCCGTGAGCGGCTGATGGCCAGCTGGTGCCATTGACATCCATCTATATTGATAGATATCTATTCAATGCGCAAACGCTACGTCAGTAGTCGCGCCAGAGTCGTGAGGACCTCGGTGCATCCCGCATTGAGCTTGAGTGCCGCGAGATCGTCGCCTCGCGTCTCCCCTCGATTGACGATGACGATGGGTTTTCCCTGCTTCGCTGCATGCCGCACGAACCGGAGCCCTGACATGACGGTGAGTGATGACCCCGCAACAAGAAGTGCCGTCGCGTCGTCCACGGCGGCATACGCGTGTTCGACCCGTTCACGCGGAACAGACTCGCCGAAGAACACGATGTCTGGCTTGAGGATGCCCCCGCAGGCAACGCAGGCCGCGACGTGGAAATGCTCGACGGCGTGCACGATCGCATCCGCATCCGGCGCTACCTCCAGTCCATCGAGCGCAGTGCGGGCCCCGAAGTCAGCGTTGAGCTCGGTGAGCCGCTTCGCTAGGGCTTTGCGGTCGGTCGTACTTCCGCAGTCCAGGCAAACGACAGACCGGTAGGTGCCATGAAGATCAATGACGGTGCGGTGGCCTGCCTTGGTGTGGAGCAGGTCAACGTTCTGTGTGATCAAATGGGCAACTGCGCCGGAACGCTCGAGTTCCGCAAGTGCCAGGTGCCCTGGGTTCGGCGACCGTGATTCGATGTACTGCCAGCCGAGGTGGTTACGCGCCCAGTATCGCTGACGGTTCGCGGCGCTTCCGACGAACTGCTGAAAGGTCATCGGAGTACGTTTGGGCGAGTCAGGCCCGCGGTAATCGGGCACGCCAGAATCGGTAGAGATTCCAGCGCCCGTAAGGGCAAGAATGCGCTGGCCTGCCAAACACTCCATCAGCCGCACGGTGTGCTTCCGGCTGAGGGTCTGCTGCTCGCTGATCACTGAGCCCACGGGTTTCACCTCATCCAGCTTAGCGAGCCCCCAGAACGACACAGAAGGCACAGAAAGACAGCGAAACGCGGGGCAACCTTCCCTTGTTGCCCCGCGTCTCTACCGTTGTATCAGGCTGGACTGACACTCCCCGTCATCCAATATCAGAAGTTCGGTTTTGTTACCGTTCGGTGCGGCTTTGGTGGCCGCCCCGTAGCCCCGCCTGTCTATTCACCTCAGTCAGTCAAGCTCAATCAGCGGATACACACCGTTCTCGTCGTGTACTTCGCGTCCGGTAACGGGCGGGTTGAACACGCACAGCATCCGCATCTGCTCGTCGACCTCGAGACGGTGCTTCTCGTACTTGTTGAGCAGATACATGGAACCGGCGGCCAGGTCGTACACCTCGCCAGTTTCCAGGTCAGTGAGCTTGCCCCGGCCTTCCACCAGCCATACGGCCTCAACATGGTTCGCGTAGTGGAACTCGTTGATCGTGCCCGCTTTGATCGTGGTCTCGTGGAAAGAGAAGCCCACACGATCGTCAGCGAGAACGATCCGCTTGCTGCGCCAGTTTCCGTTCTCGGCGGTTACATCGCGATCAGTATCGGTGATCTCTTGGGTGGTGCGCACGATCATGGGAGCGGCCTTTCTGTTGTAGGGGGATCAGCGACTTCGAAATGTCTGGTGCCCGACGAAAACGCGCCCCGGGGATTGGTTTGTCGATCCCGGGGCGCGTATTCGTGGGATATCAGCTGAGGACCTGCTCAGTGGCATCGGCGAGAATCGCGAGGCCCTGGTCGAGTTCGTCGTCCGTGATGGTCAGCGGCGGCAGCAGCTTGACAACCTCATCTGACGGGCCGGAAGTCTCGGCGAGCAGCCCGTTCCCGAAAGCGATCTCGCATGCTTTCGAAGCGAGCTCTGGCTTGTCGAACACCAGACCCTGAACCATGCCTCGTCCGCGGCCGTGGACCTCTCCCTCGTACTTCTTGGCGAGGTCATCGAAATTCTCGGCGATCTTCTGGCCCTTGCGGATGGTGTCGAGCTCAAGCGCGTTGTTCGACCAGTAGGTATCCAGCGCGACCTTCGATGTCACGAACGCGGGGTTGTTGCCGCGGAAGGTGCCGTTGTGCTCGCCGGGAGCCCAGATGTCGAGTTCCGGTTTGAAGAGAGTCAGTGCCATCGGCAAGCCGTAGCCGCTGATCGACTTCGACACGGTGACGATGTCCGGAGTGATGCCAGCGATCTCGAAGGAGAAGAACGGTCCGGTACGGCCGCAGCCCATCTGGACGTCGTCAACAATCAAGAGGATATCGCGGCGAGCGCAGAGCTCAGCGAGAGCGGCGAGCCACTCGGGACGGGCGACGTTGACACCGCCCTCACCTTGAACGGTCTCGACGATGACGGCTGCCGGGCGGTTGAGGCCGGAGCCAGAATCGTCGAGGACACGCTCGAACCACTGGAAGTCCTCAGTGACGCCACCAAAGTAGTTGTCGTACGGCATTGGGGTGGCGTGCACCAGTGGGATCCCGGCGCCGGCGCGCTTCATCGAGTTGCCGGTGACGGACAGCGCGCCCAGTGTCATTCCGTGGAACGCATTTGTGAAGTTGATGATCGCTTCGCGGCCGGTGGCCTTCCGTGCGAGCTTCAGCGCCGCCTCTACCGAGTTGGTGCCGGTAGGACCTGGGAACTGGACCTTGTAGTCGAGTTTGCGCGGCTTCAGAATGACGTTTTCGAAGGTCTCGAGGAATTCTTTCTTCGCGACCGTAGCCATGTCGAGGCCGTGCGTGATGCCGTCGCGCGCGATGTAGTCGATCAGCGCTTCTTTGAGAATGGGATTGTTGTGCCCGTAGTTCAGTGAACCGGCACCCGCAAAGAAGTCCAGAAACTTGCGGCCAGACGTGTCCGTGATCCACGCGCCCTGGGCGGTGTCGAACGTTGTCGGCCAGCCGCGGCAGTAACCCCGGACCTCGGATTCACGTGTTTCGATGATGCTCGGAACCCCAGGGCCGGTGCCGGGCTTCTCGGCCTTTTCATCAGATGGCAGGTGAGCGATAGTCATGAGTTACTCCTCATACGAAAGATACGGATAAGTTCTATTACCCAGCGTTGCCAGGTTTAGCCCTGTTGCGCGCTTAGCGCGGTTCAAATTCGCCGATTCGATAGAGATCCTCCGGCTCGTGGCTGTCCGGGAAGAGATCGGGCGGGAACAAATCGCTGCGCGTAATAGAGGTATTTCGGGTGCGCGCGAGCGAGGTGAACATCGCGATCGAGGCCTTGTTATCAGGGCTTACGGTCGTTTCGAGGTGGGTTGCCCGACGCACTGGTGGCTGATCGAGCAGCCAGTCGAGCATCCCGTGGGCGATCTTCATGCCGCGATAATCGCTGTCGACGGCAACCTGCCAGACGAACAGCGTCAGCGGGTCCTGCGGACGGAAGAAGCCAGTGACAAATCCGGCGACTCTCCCGTCGACCTCAGCGACTACGGATGACTCACGGAAATCGCGGCACCATAAGACGTAGGCATAACTGGAATTCAGATCGAGGACCTGTGAATCGCGGGCAATCTCCCACAGCCGGACCCCATCCTTGGGCTCCGGGAAGCGGAATCGCACCGCACTCCGGGCGGTGTTTGGGCGTTCTGCTGTCGAATTCATCGGTAACCCGAGATTAACAAGATGCCTTACCGATGTCAGGGCGGCCGAGGGATTCGGACATGGGATGACTAGCGTATCCCCTGGTTAGAGACACTATGTGACGATCATTACATTGTGATCATTGGCCAGGTGTGGTAGACACGCCTAGCTCTCGCGCAGGCTAGGCATTCTTTCCGCCACCTCGGCATATTCCGGACTGTACGCTCCCTCTCGAGTTACTGCGAGTGCACCGGCCGTGCAGGCCCACGGCACAGCGACGGATGCGCCGCGGTGCCAGAGTGCTGCGCAGGCGCCCGCGAACGCGTCTCCTGCCCCCGTGGTGTCGATAACGTCTACCCCCAGGGCGGGTACGTCGAAGCTTTCGCCTCCACGACCGCGAAAGTGCGCACCGCGTCGCCCTCGGGTGATGAGGAGCTGACGCAACCCAGCCTGGTCGCGTCCGAGTTGTTCAGCCTCAATCTCGTTGAGGATCACTACGTCTGCATGGGTGAGCAGACGCTCGGGGAGTTGCTGATAGGGCGAAGGGTTGAGCATCACGGTTGTGCCTGCCATGCACGCGAACTCGGCGGCCTCGGCGACGACGTCAATCGGTAACTCGAGCTGGAGCAGTACGACATCACAGTCGCGGATACGTGCCCGGTCTGCAGGCGTAAGTCCATGGAGCGACTGATTTGCGCCGGGGACGACGACGATTGCATTCTCACCCTCCTGGTTCACCGTGATCGACGCGAAACCACTTGGGCCCGCGGTGGTGCGTAGCTCCGATGTGTGCACACCAGCCGACAGCAGGTGTTCCCGAAGGGGCTGTGCATAGCTGTCAGTTCCCACCGCTCCGAGAAACCAGACGTGCGCACCCATGCGGGCGGCCGCGATGGCCTGGTTGGCGCCCTTGCCGCCGGGGATCTCTCGCCGTGACTCACCGAGAACCGTTTCTCCAGGTGCAGGCAAGCGCTGCGCCCGCACGACAAGGTCCATGTTGATGCTGCCGAGAACCGCAATCCGGCTCATGTCCACAGCATCTCATCATGTAGTTCGGTCTTGTGACGCAACCGCTACCCTGGTGGTCATGACTACGGGTATTCAGGGGTCCGCCGCCAGTGCCATCGAGACCAGCTCGTCGGGTGCGGAGGATCTGCGCGACGCCGTTCACGACGCAGCCCGCCGCGCGCGAGGGGCCGCGCGCGCGCTCGCTTTGCTCACCACTGAGGAGAAGAACCGGGCGCTTCATGCTGCGGCTGACGCTGTGCTCGCAGGTGCGGGGGACATCATCGCCGCCAATGACAGCGATATTGAGCGCGCACGGGCTGCTGGTACGGCGGAGAGCCTCCTCGACCGTCTGCGGCTGACCCAGGCTCGCGTGGAAGGTATTGCTTCCGGGTTGCGGCAAGTGGCGGGGCTGGCAGATCCTGTGGGTGAGGTTCTGCGCGGCACGACGCTGCCGAACGGGCTTGAACTCGTGCAGAAACGTGTCCCCCTCGGTGTCGTTGGAATCGTGTACGAAGCGCGCCCGAACGTAACAGTGGATGCGTTCGGCCTGGCGCTGAAGTCCGGAAACTCCGTGCTGCTGCGCGGGTCAGGCTCGGCAGCGGCATCGAATGCCCAGCTAGTCCATACTCTGCGCCGATCGCTGGCAGAACTTGGCCTGCCTGCCGATGCTGTTCAGCTGCTGCCTAGCGAAAACCGCGCCTCGGTGACGCACCTGATTCAGGCACGCGGGCTCGTTGACGTTGTCATTCCACGCGGAGGCGCTGGGCTGATCAGTGCGGTCGTGCGCGACGCGACCGTGCCGACCATCGAGACGGGTGTCGGAAACTGCCACGTCTATGTGCACGGGAACGCTGACCTGGACATGGCCGAAGAAATCGTTCTCAACTCGAAGACCCGTCGGCCGAGTGTGTGCAACACGGCGGAAACTCTACTTATCGATGAGTCAATTGCCTCGACCGCACTGCCACGTCTGATGAAAGCGCTGGAGAAGAGCAACGTCACCGTGCACGGTGATTTGCCGGGAATGGTTCCCGCGACGGACTCCGACTGGGGCGACGAGTACTTGAGCCTCGATATCGCGATCAAAGTGGTGAGCGGTATCGATGAGGCGATAGAGCACATCGACCGATGGGGAACCAGCCACACCGAAGCGATCGTCACGCAAGATCTCGCGGCCGCGCGGGAATTCACGAACCGGGTTGACGCGGCGGCGGTGATGGTGAACGCCTCCACCGCCTTCACCGACGGGGAGCAGTTCGGCTTCGGTGCCGAAATAGGTATCTCCACACAGAAGTTGCACGCACGCGGCCCCATGGCGCTACCCGAACTGACCTCGACAAAGTGGATCGTCTGGGGAGCGGGCCACACCAGACCGGTGTGACAGGTCTGCCCAGCGAAAGCTGACTTAGGAAAGGACCCGGATTGGACCGTTCCATGCCCGCCGCCCGCCCGATATTCTCGAGCCCCGCGGATGTCACTGATCGACTCGCTGAGACCGGCTACCTTGCCGACACCGCGACCGCGACCGCAGTCTTTCTCGCCGACAGGCTGGGTAAGCCACTGCTTATCGAAGGGCCCGCCGGAGTGGGCAAGACGGAACTAGCTCGCGCGGTCTCACAAGCCGCAGGCGCAGCGCTCGTTCGTCTGCAGTGTTACGAAGGCGTCGATGAGGCGCGGGCCCTCTACGAGTGGAACCACGCTAAGCAGATTCTCCGTATTCAGGCCGCACACGAAAACAGTTGGGAGGAAACCCGCGACGATGTTTTCTCCGAGGAGTTCCTGCTGTCCCGGCCGCTTCTCACAGCGATCCGGCGTGCAGATCCCACAGTGCTGCTCGTCGATGAAGCCGACAAGGCAGACATCGAGTTCGAAGGGCTGCTCCTCGAAGTTCTCAGTGATTTCGCGGTCACTGTCCCTGAACTCGGCACGATTGAGGCGGTGCGTCGCCCGTTTGTAGTCCTCACGTCAAATGCCACGCGGGAACTTTCAGAGGCACTGAAGCGCCGGTGTTTGTTCCTTCACATGGACTACCCGGATCCCGAACGAGAACGCAAAATTCTTGCGTCGCGGGTCCCCGAACTGCCAGAAGCATTCGCGGAGCAACTGATTCGGGTCATCAGCGTGCTACGCGGTATGCACCTGAAGAAGGCGCCGTCCGTGGCGGAAACCATCGATTGGGGGAGGACGCTGCTGGCGCTCGGTCTGGACACCGTCGACGATGCCGCCGTCCGCATGACGCTAGGAGTAGTGCTGAAACACCGCAGCGATCAACTGCGGGCCGCCGCCGAACTCAGATTGAACTGAGGACTTGCGATGGCGCAGCACCATAGACCGAAGCCCCCGAAGGGTCCCGCGGGCCGGGGTCCGCTCGCACCATACGGGCTGCCTGGGCATCTGGCGGGATTTGTGGAAGCGTTGCGCGCCAAAGGGCTTCCGGTCGGTCCGGCTGAGACTGTTGATGCTGGGCGCGTCATCACCCACCTTGACCTTCTCGACCGGGCGGTGTTGCGCGAGGGTCTTGCCTGCGCTTTAGTCCGCCGTGCGACACACCGGCCCATCTTTGATGGCCTATTCGACCTGTGGTTCCCGGCAGCAGTGGGCGCGAAGGTTACTCCGGACTCGAAGTTCGACGTTCCGCGCACTCCGGACGGCGACATCGACGTCCCCGCACTGCGAGATCTGCTTGCGGAACTACTCGCCAGCGACTCAGCGTCTTTACAAGACGAGCTTGACTCCGTGGTCACCATAATCGTTGACGAACTCGGTGCGTACCGGTCCATCAACGGGGAGTCCCATTCGGCGTATCAGGCAATGCAGTCGGTAGCACCCGATGTCGTGATGAAGAAGGTGCTCGATGGGCTTCTCAAGCCGCCTGCGGACACACCGGAAATCTCAGAGGCCCCGGAACCGTTCGCCGAAGAAATTGCGAAACGTAATGCGGCAGATCTGGTCGCGCGGCTGCGCGGCTCAATTGAGCGGGAGACCCGTCGCCGCGTTGCGGAGCGTCTCGGCAAAGAAAGAGTCACCTCCTATGCGGTGCCGAAAGTGGCTGAGCAGGTGGACTTTCTGCGAGCGTCCGATGATGATCTCGCCGCGTTACGGCGCACGGTTGCTCCGCTAGCCAGGTTGCTCGCGACGCGGCTCGCTGCGCGGCGGAAGCGTTATCGCGCCGGCGCGATCGATATTCGCCGAACGATGCGCAAATCGATGACCACTGGCGGAGTGCCAATTGAGCTGGTGCTTCACACTCCGCGGCCAGCGCGCCCCGAACTCGTGGTGCTATGCGACATGTCGGGATCGGTTGCGGGATTCAGCAACTTCACGCTCCAGCTCGTTCACGCTCTGCGGGAACAATTCTCGCGCGTCCGCGTGTTCGCGTTCATCGACACCACGGACGAAGTCACAAATTTTCTTGACGCGGGTTCCGAGCTCGGCGTCGCCGTCTCGAGGATGATCCGTGAAGCCCGCCTGATCACCTACGACGGGCACTCCGATTACGGGCACGCGCTGGGTACTTTCGTCGAGAAGTTCGGTGATGCGCTCACCAGCCGGTCCTCGTTGCTGATCCTCGGTGATGGACGCACCAACTATCGCGACCCGAATCTGGCGGCGCTCGCGCACATGGTGACGCTCGCGAAGCACGCGCATTGGCTGAACCCCGAACCTGCCCGGCAGTGGGCGACAGGTGACTCGGCTGCGGAGGCGTACCGGCAGCTCATCCCCATGCACGAATGTCGCACCGCGGAGCATCTCGCAGCGGTCGTTGCGCGGCTGCTGCCCGTGTGACCCGTAAGGTGGACTCTCGTGCAGCAACAGCCTGAACCAGGAGGGCGCGAAAAACCGAAACGCCGAATAGGCGTAATGGGAGGCACCTTCGATCCTGTCCACAACGGCCACCTCGTCGCAGCGAGCGAAGTTGCGGACCGGTTCGGGCTCGATGAAGTCATCTTCGTCCCTACTGGGCAGCCGTGGCAGAAGGCCGACCGGGACGTTAGCGCCGCGGAAGACCGGTACTTGATGACCGTCATCGCGACAGCGTCGAACCCGCGTTTTTCGGTCAGTCGCGTCGACATCGATCGTCAGAGCATCACCCGCACCGTCGACACTCTGCGGGACCTGCGCTGTATGCATCCGGACGCGGAGCTCTACTTCATTACCGGAGCCGATGCGCTGGCGAGCATATTATCGTGGCAAGCGTGGAAGGAACTGTTCGATCTCGCGCGGTTCGTGGGTG is from Hoyosella subflava DQS3-9A1 and encodes:
- the obgE gene encoding GTPase ObgE produces the protein MARFVDRVVLHVQAGNGGHGCASVHREKFKPLGGPDGGNGGRGGNVVLVVDAGVHTLLDFHFRPHATATSGRPGMGSNRNGADGEDLILHVPDGTVVLDKDGEMLADLVGPGSEFVIAKGGRGGLGNAALVSKARRAPGFALLGEEGEQGEVVLELKSVADVGLVGFPSAGKSSLISVLSAAKPKIADYPFTTLAPNLGVVEAGETTYTIADVPGLIPGASDGKGLGLDFLRHLERCAVLAHVVDCATMDPGRDPVSDIDALEAELAAYTPALAADTGLGDLAERPRIVVLNKADVPEAAELADFVKPEFDKRGWPVYIISAVARTGLRDLSFALARMVEEYREAHPKETQRRPIIRPVQVKERDFAVSPDPATPGAFVVRGTKPERWIRQTQFDNDEAVGFLADRLARLGVEDELLRLGAEPGAQVTIGPVTFDWEPQTPAGTDVVLSGRGTDARLEQSERIGAKERKFARRVRRGLEARAEDDADQGGDTGR
- the proB gene encoding glutamate 5-kinase gives rise to the protein MSVRESIASARRIVVKIGSSAITTLEGGLELDRLNALVDACEARMRAGSDVVVVSSGAVGAGISPLGLKKRPQDLATKQAAASVGQLAMAQAWSTSFARHNRVVGQVLLTADDIARRAQHRNAQRTLDRLRSLRAVAVVNENDTVATTELRFGDNDRLAALVAHLVGADALVLLSDVDGLYDGDPRKGGATIIREVAGPDDLDGVVAGTGGALGTGGMASKLSAARLAADSGVPVLLAAAADADSALSTAAVGTVFAARPGRMSARKFWVRHAADTNGSLQLDDGAVAAVVGKRRSLLAAGITRIEGRFYGGDVVDIIDKDGAKVARGVVAFDSSELSAMLGRSSTDLPAELRRPVIHADDLVAHLR
- a CDS encoding ArsR/SmtB family transcription factor → MAPAGHQPLTAEEAQSRARTLKALSDPVRLRIASLIASDPRGKVCVCDITPQFSLSQPTISHHLKVLKEAGLLSCERTGTWVYYWIAPGAEPLVSALLGPSAPTVTPDTNCC
- a CDS encoding NAD-dependent protein deacetylase, with product MECLAGQRILALTGAGISTDSGVPDYRGPDSPKRTPMTFQQFVGSAANRQRYWARNHLGWQYIESRSPNPGHLALAELERSGAVAHLITQNVDLLHTKAGHRTVIDLHGTYRSVVCLDCGSTTDRKALAKRLTELNADFGARTALDGLEVAPDADAIVHAVEHFHVAACVACGGILKPDIVFFGESVPRERVEHAYAAVDDATALLVAGSSLTVMSGLRFVRHAAKQGKPIVIVNRGETRGDDLAALKLNAGCTEVLTTLARLLT
- a CDS encoding ectoine synthase codes for the protein MIVRTTQEITDTDRDVTAENGNWRSKRIVLADDRVGFSFHETTIKAGTINEFHYANHVEAVWLVEGRGKLTDLETGEVYDLAAGSMYLLNKYEKHRLEVDEQMRMLCVFNPPVTGREVHDENGVYPLIELD
- the ectB gene encoding diaminobutyrate--2-oxoglutarate transaminase, with amino-acid sequence MTIAHLPSDEKAEKPGTGPGVPSIIETRESEVRGYCRGWPTTFDTAQGAWITDTSGRKFLDFFAGAGSLNYGHNNPILKEALIDYIARDGITHGLDMATVAKKEFLETFENVILKPRKLDYKVQFPGPTGTNSVEAALKLARKATGREAIINFTNAFHGMTLGALSVTGNSMKRAGAGIPLVHATPMPYDNYFGGVTEDFQWFERVLDDSGSGLNRPAAVIVETVQGEGGVNVARPEWLAALAELCARRDILLIVDDVQMGCGRTGPFFSFEIAGITPDIVTVSKSISGYGLPMALTLFKPELDIWAPGEHNGTFRGNNPAFVTSKVALDTYWSNNALELDTIRKGQKIAENFDDLAKKYEGEVHGRGRGMVQGLVFDKPELASKACEIAFGNGLLAETSGPSDEVVKLLPPLTITDDELDQGLAILADATEQVLS
- the ectA gene encoding diaminobutyrate acetyltransferase, which codes for MNSTAERPNTARSAVRFRFPEPKDGVRLWEIARDSQVLDLNSSYAYVLWCRDFRESSVVAEVDGRVAGFVTGFFRPQDPLTLFVWQVAVDSDYRGMKIAHGMLDWLLDQPPVRRATHLETTVSPDNKASIAMFTSLARTRNTSITRSDLFPPDLFPDSHEPEDLYRIGEFEPR
- a CDS encoding ribokinase; the encoded protein is MDMSRIAVLGSINMDLVVRAQRLPAPGETVLGESRREIPGGKGANQAIAAARMGAHVWFLGAVGTDSYAQPLREHLLSAGVHTSELRTTAGPSGFASITVNQEGENAIVVVPGANQSLHGLTPADRARIRDCDVVLLQLELPIDVVAEAAEFACMAGTTVMLNPSPYQQLPERLLTHADVVILNEIEAEQLGRDQAGLRQLLITRGRRGAHFRGRGGESFDVPALGVDVIDTTGAGDAFAGACAALWHRGASVAVPWACTAGALAVTREGAYSPEYAEVAERMPSLRES
- a CDS encoding glutamate-5-semialdehyde dehydrogenase, with protein sequence MTTGIQGSAASAIETSSSGAEDLRDAVHDAARRARGAARALALLTTEEKNRALHAAADAVLAGAGDIIAANDSDIERARAAGTAESLLDRLRLTQARVEGIASGLRQVAGLADPVGEVLRGTTLPNGLELVQKRVPLGVVGIVYEARPNVTVDAFGLALKSGNSVLLRGSGSAAASNAQLVHTLRRSLAELGLPADAVQLLPSENRASVTHLIQARGLVDVVIPRGGAGLISAVVRDATVPTIETGVGNCHVYVHGNADLDMAEEIVLNSKTRRPSVCNTAETLLIDESIASTALPRLMKALEKSNVTVHGDLPGMVPATDSDWGDEYLSLDIAIKVVSGIDEAIEHIDRWGTSHTEAIVTQDLAAAREFTNRVDAAAVMVNASTAFTDGEQFGFGAEIGISTQKLHARGPMALPELTSTKWIVWGAGHTRPV